A part of Quatrionicoccus australiensis genomic DNA contains:
- a CDS encoding exopolyphosphatase, with product MTQEKFRLVTRSDFDGLVCAVLLNELDLIDDIKFVHPKDMQDGKIDITARDITTNLPYVASAHLAFDHHLSETIRNTGERKNHIIQAEAPSAARVVYNYYGGKEAFPNITDDMMDAVDKADAAQFSRDEILNPTDWVLLNYLMDARTGLGRFRDFRISNYTLMMDLIKYCRNHGIDEILALPDVKERVDLYVEQAARASEQIQRCATVHKNLVVLDLRNEETIWATNRFMIYALFPQTNISIHVMWGVQKQNTVFATGKSILDRGSKTNVGELMLQYGGGGHQAAGTCQVANDQAAATLQALITKINADG from the coding sequence ATGACCCAAGAGAAATTCCGTCTCGTCACCCGCAGTGACTTTGACGGCCTCGTCTGTGCCGTGCTGCTCAACGAACTGGACCTGATCGACGACATCAAGTTCGTGCATCCGAAAGACATGCAGGACGGCAAGATCGACATCACGGCGCGTGACATCACCACCAACCTGCCGTACGTCGCCTCCGCCCACCTCGCCTTCGACCACCACCTGTCGGAAACCATCCGCAACACCGGCGAGCGCAAGAATCACATCATCCAGGCGGAAGCCCCGTCGGCGGCGCGTGTCGTGTACAACTACTACGGCGGCAAGGAAGCCTTCCCGAACATCACCGATGACATGATGGATGCGGTCGACAAGGCCGATGCGGCACAATTCAGCCGCGACGAGATCCTCAATCCGACCGACTGGGTACTGCTCAACTATCTGATGGATGCACGCACCGGCCTCGGCCGCTTCCGTGACTTCCGGATCAGCAACTACACGCTGATGATGGATCTGATCAAATACTGCCGCAATCACGGCATCGACGAGATTCTCGCCCTGCCTGACGTCAAGGAACGGGTTGATCTTTACGTCGAACAGGCGGCACGGGCGAGCGAACAGATCCAGCGCTGCGCGACGGTACACAAGAACCTCGTCGTGCTCGACCTGCGCAACGAGGAAACCATCTGGGCGACCAACCGCTTCATGATCTACGCGCTGTTCCCGCAGACCAACATCTCGATCCACGTGATGTGGGGCGTCCAGAAGCAAAACACGGTCTTCGCGACCGGCAAGTCTATCCTCGACCGCGGCAGCAAGACCAATGTCGGCGAACTGATGCTGCAGTACGGTGGCGGCGGTCACCAGGCAGCCGGCACCTGTCAGGTTGCCAACGATCAGGCAGCGGCTACTCTGCAGGCGCTGATCACGAAGATCAACGCCGACGGCTGA
- the ccmI gene encoding c-type cytochrome biogenesis protein CcmI has translation MIQFALFAILLIVVVTAFILPPLWFARRPQTSASDRQASNLAIFRDQLADLAAEHQAGALADADFAQAEREIQRRLLEEVPADTSNANGSNAPSRKTAIAIVLLLPILALATYGILGNPRALDPAQTVAQPQMTPEQINDMVTRLAARMQENPDDLQGWAMLARSYKTMGRYEEAASAYGKAEKLVNEDPDLLASYAETLAMAGGKGLKGKPRQLVERALKLAPNHPHSLFLAGAAAMEAGDNKQGIAYWEALLPQVDPGSEIDQMLRSGIDKMKAGGKG, from the coding sequence ATGATTCAGTTCGCCCTCTTTGCCATTTTGCTCATCGTGGTCGTCACCGCCTTCATCCTGCCGCCGCTGTGGTTTGCCCGCCGCCCGCAAACCAGCGCCAGCGATCGCCAGGCTTCGAATCTGGCGATTTTCCGCGACCAGCTGGCCGACCTGGCCGCCGAGCATCAGGCCGGTGCGCTGGCTGATGCCGATTTCGCCCAGGCCGAGCGCGAGATCCAGCGCCGCCTGCTCGAGGAAGTCCCCGCTGACACCAGCAATGCCAACGGCAGCAACGCCCCGAGCCGCAAGACGGCAATCGCCATCGTCCTGCTTCTGCCCATCCTGGCACTCGCCACCTACGGCATCCTCGGCAACCCGCGCGCGCTTGACCCGGCCCAGACCGTCGCCCAGCCGCAAATGACGCCGGAACAGATCAACGACATGGTGACCCGACTAGCCGCCCGCATGCAGGAAAACCCGGACGATCTCCAGGGCTGGGCAATGCTGGCCCGCTCCTACAAGACCATGGGACGTTACGAAGAAGCCGCCAGCGCCTACGGCAAGGCGGAAAAGCTGGTCAACGAAGACCCCGACCTCCTCGCCAGCTATGCGGAAACCCTGGCCATGGCCGGCGGCAAGGGCCTCAAGGGCAAGCCGCGCCAGCTCGTCGAGCGCGCCCTCAAGCTCGCCCCCAACCACCCGCATTCGCTCTTCCTGGCCGGCGCCGCCGCCATGGAAGCCGGCGACAACAAGCAGGGCATCGCTTACTGGGAAGCCCTGTTGCCGCAGGTCGATCCGGGTTCGGAAATCGACCAGATGCTGCGCAGCGGCATCGACAAGATGAAGGCCGGCGGCAAGGGCTGA